A single Pedobacter sp. PACM 27299 DNA region contains:
- a CDS encoding restriction endonuclease subunit S: protein MGEKELPVGWISTSLKNVVITKKGKKPKMLSDIEFENSVPYLDIKALEKNEIRQYADVESSNLLEARDIAILWDGARSGWVSKGKAGAIGSTLVALKPILVNTNYIFYFLKSKFDLLNTNTRGSGIPHVDPAVLWNLEFLLPPLAEQNRIVEKLDKLFASIEIVKAKLDIIPQLVKNFRQAVLSQAVKGNLTEKWREGRCELDDWKQYNFNDLVLNKARNGFSPKAVDYITEVKSLTLAATTSGKFNPKYVKYLDIKKPDKNSHLWLKKGDILIQRANSLEYVGTAVIYNGEDDDFIYPDLMMKIQVNELILNEFLLYNLSSPSIKQYFKDVASGTSGNMPKINQGTISAIQINLPSLDEQFEIISRVNSLLAKVDVIEEKYQILKVQLGSLPQVILGKAFRGELVKQDFNDGLAENLLREIERLKQSVKK from the coding sequence ATGGGTGAGAAGGAATTACCAGTGGGGTGGATAAGTACATCTTTAAAAAATGTAGTAATCACTAAAAAAGGCAAAAAACCTAAAATGTTAAGTGATATCGAATTTGAAAATTCTGTTCCTTATCTTGATATAAAAGCATTAGAGAAAAATGAAATTAGACAATATGCTGATGTTGAAAGTTCTAATTTACTAGAGGCTCGTGATATTGCTATTCTTTGGGATGGTGCACGCAGCGGTTGGGTCTCAAAAGGTAAAGCAGGAGCAATAGGCTCCACTTTGGTTGCATTAAAGCCAATACTGGTTAATACGAATTATATTTTCTACTTTTTAAAGTCTAAATTTGATTTATTAAATACAAACACAAGAGGAAGTGGAATTCCCCATGTTGACCCAGCAGTACTTTGGAATCTCGAATTTTTATTACCACCCCTCGCTGAACAAAACCGTATTGTAGAAAAACTAGATAAGCTTTTTGCAAGTATAGAAATTGTAAAAGCAAAATTGGATATTATACCTCAATTGGTTAAGAACTTTAGACAAGCGGTATTAAGTCAAGCGGTAAAAGGAAATTTAACTGAGAAGTGGAGAGAAGGACGATGTGAACTTGACGATTGGAAACAATATAACTTCAATGATTTAGTTTTAAATAAAGCTAGAAATGGATTTTCACCTAAGGCCGTAGACTACATAACTGAGGTGAAAAGTTTAACATTAGCAGCAACTACTTCTGGAAAGTTTAACCCAAAATATGTTAAATATTTGGATATAAAAAAGCCAGATAAAAATTCTCATCTATGGCTTAAAAAAGGAGATATATTGATTCAACGAGCAAATTCATTAGAATATGTTGGTACTGCAGTAATATATAATGGAGAGGATGATGATTTCATATACCCAGATTTAATGATGAAAATTCAAGTTAATGAATTGATACTTAATGAATTTCTTTTGTATAATTTGTCATCACCTTCAATAAAGCAGTATTTTAAAGATGTTGCATCAGGAACATCTGGAAATATGCCTAAAATTAATCAAGGGACTATAAGTGCTATTCAAATTAATTTACCCTCGCTAGATGAACAGTTCGAAATTATATCACGAGTAAATAGTTTATTGGCTAAAGTAGATGTGATTGAAGAGAAATATCAAATTTTGAAAGTCCAATTAGGTAGTTTACCGCAAGTTATTTTAGGTAAGGCATTCAGAGGAGAGTTGGTGAAGCAGGATTTTAATGATGGTCTTGCGGAAAATTTATTGAGAGAAATAGAAAGACTTAAACAATCTGTAAAAAAATGA
- a CDS encoding class I SAM-dependent DNA methyltransferase, giving the protein MSAEVIAQKLWGLCNVLRDDGVTYHQYLNELTFILFLRLSQIKQFEEDIPEEYRWDKLKGISDNKELFDTYRELLATISAKSPNAMVTEIYANASTTLRKPVNLRTLITSIDDIDWYEEREKDKIATIYEELLEKNAGEKKSGAGQYFTPRPLINIMVELMVPKLGERWNDPAAGTFGFMIAADEYLRNKHDHYYGLDAAKRDFQVREAFTGCELVPDAHRLALMNAKLHGIESKIVLGDTLSEQGKGFKNFDGVLANPPFGTKKGGERPSRDDLTFLSSNKQLNFLQHIYRSLKADGKARAAVVLPDNVLFEDGDGLKIRRDLMEKCDLHTILRLPTGIFYAAGVKTNVLFFTRGKKEVDNTKNVWVYDMRTNAPSYGKRTPFTRNAFDDFIKAYTGGIAETELKTSWLGEISEAKRSEVTGTDKRWQCFSREQIAAKNDSLDIGLIADDTLNDGADLGEPVDIARHALAELKSITDELNKIMKELG; this is encoded by the coding sequence ATGAGTGCCGAAGTGATTGCCCAAAAATTGTGGGGTCTGTGTAATGTGTTACGTGATGATGGGGTGACTTATCATCAATATTTAAATGAATTAACTTTTATTCTTTTTTTGCGCCTGTCGCAAATTAAGCAATTTGAAGAAGATATACCAGAGGAATACCGTTGGGATAAGCTTAAAGGTATAAGTGATAATAAAGAACTTTTTGATACATATCGTGAGCTTTTAGCGACTATTAGTGCTAAAAGCCCGAATGCAATGGTAACGGAAATTTATGCGAATGCAAGCACAACTTTGCGTAAGCCTGTTAACCTACGTACTTTAATTACTAGTATAGATGATATTGATTGGTATGAGGAACGTGAAAAAGATAAAATTGCTACCATTTATGAAGAGCTTTTAGAGAAAAATGCAGGTGAGAAAAAAAGTGGAGCGGGACAGTATTTTACGCCAAGACCATTAATTAACATCATGGTTGAACTAATGGTGCCTAAATTGGGTGAACGTTGGAACGACCCCGCTGCTGGTACTTTTGGTTTTATGATTGCAGCAGATGAATATCTGCGAAATAAGCATGATCATTACTATGGACTGGATGCTGCTAAAAGAGATTTTCAGGTTAGGGAAGCATTTACTGGTTGCGAATTGGTGCCAGATGCACATCGTTTGGCTTTAATGAATGCCAAGTTGCATGGTATCGAAAGCAAAATAGTTTTGGGTGATACTTTAAGCGAGCAAGGTAAGGGTTTTAAAAACTTTGATGGTGTGTTGGCGAATCCACCTTTTGGAACTAAAAAGGGAGGAGAGCGACCAAGTCGTGATGATTTAACTTTTCTAAGTAGCAATAAACAGTTAAATTTTTTGCAGCATATTTATCGCTCTTTAAAGGCTGATGGTAAAGCCAGAGCTGCTGTTGTCTTGCCTGATAATGTTTTATTTGAAGATGGCGACGGTTTAAAAATACGTCGCGATTTAATGGAGAAATGTGATCTACATACCATTTTAAGATTACCAACGGGAATATTTTATGCTGCAGGTGTAAAAACCAATGTGTTGTTTTTTACCAGGGGTAAGAAGGAAGTAGATAATACTAAAAACGTGTGGGTTTATGACATGCGGACCAATGCACCTAGTTATGGTAAACGTACTCCGTTTACACGCAATGCTTTTGACGATTTTATAAAAGCATATACTGGGGGTATTGCGGAAACTGAACTAAAAACTAGTTGGTTAGGTGAAATAAGTGAAGCTAAGCGTTCAGAAGTTACCGGAACTGATAAACGCTGGCAATGTTTTAGTCGGGAACAGATTGCTGCTAAAAATGATAGTTTGGATATTGGTTTAATCGCTGATGATACTTTGAATGATGGTGCTGATTTAGGTGAGCCGGTTGATATAGCCAGACATGCTTTGGCTGAATTGAAAAGTATAACTGATGAATTGAATAAAATTATGAAAGAGCTAGGGTAA
- a CDS encoding AAA family ATPase yields the protein MKVKKLWISKYKNVEDIRLSFNTELTSLLVGKNGLGKSNLIEALTIIFSNLDLIENVDEIKLFSSRYFDFDVEYTCYDNLMRIRINDGHLSIGLKNKCMKDADPFERIEFNDFKKNRNNKYLPKYIIGYYSGENKRLKDINSQHENIQKNALRNWHRGKEKEQVDDLRKLFFTENHHGQLLLLTLAIYRYHEDFSVHIGKLFNEYLEIDHLIDFEIVFNNPDWKYNNIDGIDKSAEYLLANIGAKKPVHYPFWNLKGKIDLLLTTFYNYQIDHGSEPLIYPSEGVSKKYIKEYIEFSRIELEPFSNIVFENFKHPIDFFNALESTEVVGIFNRIGVNVKKVNLDFAIGFEQLSEGEQQLITVLGLLLITGKDDCLFLLDEPDTHLNPNWQRNYIRLLEEFNLNDDNSHVFVATHSPLLVQAVEGKYDILLYHLNENGKIQIDNDPNIIKNWRIDQVLASKYFDLVSTRPLVLDDLMKKRLDMIRSGIISEEDKFLLNKYKNEIGYLPTGETIEELESMIYIKKMADTLKNDKN from the coding sequence ATGAAAGTAAAAAAGCTTTGGATATCCAAGTATAAAAATGTTGAAGATATCAGATTGAGCTTTAATACGGAGCTAACCAGCTTGTTAGTGGGTAAAAATGGATTAGGTAAGTCTAATCTTATTGAAGCTTTAACTATCATTTTTTCAAATTTAGATCTAATTGAAAATGTAGATGAAATTAAGTTGTTCTCATCCAGGTATTTTGATTTTGACGTCGAATACACATGCTATGACAATTTGATGAGAATAAGGATAAATGATGGCCATTTATCAATAGGATTAAAAAATAAATGTATGAAGGATGCCGATCCTTTTGAACGGATCGAGTTTAATGATTTTAAGAAAAATAGGAATAATAAGTATTTACCTAAATATATAATTGGGTATTATTCTGGAGAGAATAAGCGGCTTAAGGACATTAATTCGCAGCATGAAAATATACAGAAGAATGCATTAAGAAATTGGCATAGAGGTAAAGAAAAGGAACAAGTCGATGATCTAAGGAAATTGTTTTTTACCGAAAACCACCATGGACAATTGTTGCTTTTAACATTGGCGATATATAGATATCATGAGGATTTTTCTGTGCATATAGGGAAGTTATTTAATGAATATCTAGAAATTGATCATTTAATTGACTTCGAAATAGTCTTTAATAATCCAGATTGGAAGTATAATAATATTGATGGGATTGATAAAAGTGCTGAATATTTACTCGCAAATATTGGGGCTAAGAAGCCTGTCCACTATCCTTTTTGGAATCTAAAAGGTAAAATTGATTTACTCTTAACAACATTCTATAATTATCAAATAGATCATGGGTCTGAGCCACTAATTTACCCGAGTGAAGGTGTCTCAAAAAAATATATTAAAGAATATATTGAATTTTCTAGAATAGAATTAGAACCATTTAGCAATATTGTTTTTGAGAATTTTAAGCATCCAATTGATTTCTTTAATGCGCTAGAATCTACTGAGGTTGTTGGAATTTTTAATAGAATAGGAGTTAATGTAAAGAAAGTAAACTTAGATTTTGCAATAGGATTTGAACAGTTAAGTGAAGGTGAGCAGCAATTAATAACAGTTTTGGGCTTATTACTTATAACAGGAAAAGATGATTGTCTGTTTTTGCTAGATGAACCTGATACTCACTTAAATCCTAATTGGCAGAGAAATTATATCCGTCTATTGGAAGAATTTAATTTAAACGACGATAACTCTCATGTTTTTGTGGCTACACATAGTCCATTGCTTGTTCAAGCCGTAGAGGGTAAATATGATATTTTACTCTACCACTTGAATGAAAATGGCAAAATTCAAATTGATAATGACCCCAATATTATTAAAAATTGGAGAATTGATCAAGTTTTAGCAAGTAAGTATTTTGACTTGGTAAGTACTAGACCCCTTGTGTTAGATGATTTAATGAAAAAACGACTGGATATGATAAGAAGCGGCATAATAAGTGAAGAAGATAAGTTTCTCTTGAATAAATATAAAAATGAAATTGGTT